Genomic window (Mycoplasmopsis citelli):
AGCTCGTTTAATGTTTTCTCGAATGATGCTTTTAGAAAGTAATTTTATCATCTTAGATCAACCTTTAGACCACTTAGATACCGAAAGCATCGATTCAGTTATTGAAGGAGTAAAACAATATCGCGGAGGAGCAGTATTTACCACTTATAATCGTGCTTTTGTTAACCAATGTGCTGATGTTATTTTAGAGCTAAAAAATCCTCAAGAAAGTTTTTTATTTAGAGGAACATTAGAAGAATACGAAAAAGCAATGGAGTATTAGTGAATCGCTTTTTTGTTAACCAAAAAATAAATAATACCTTCATTTTACCCAAGGAAACGCTTAAACACTTACAAGTGATTCGAGGGCAAAATAAGCAATTTATTTGTGTTTATGATCAAGAATTTTATTTATGTATTTTAGAAAATAATGTTGCTAAAATTCTTCAAAAAATAGAGGAAAATCATGAATTGCCTTTTGAAGTGGTTTTAGCTATTTCGGTTATTAAACTTGAACGCTTTGAATGAATCTTACAAAAAGCTACTGAACTTGGAGTTTCAAAAATTATTCCAGTTCATAGTACTTATTGTGATGGGGATTTGATTAAATATAAATTTAACAAAAAAATCCAGCGTTTTGAAAGTATTATTCAAAATGCAGCTGAACAATCTTTTCGCAATAAAATCCCGATTTTAGAAAAAATTCACACTTTTGAAGAAGCGCTTCAATATCCAATTGAAAGTAAATATTTAGCTCATGAAAAGATCAACCTTTCAAAAACACTTGCAAATCAAATAAATGATGCATGCATGTTTTTTGTTGGGCCTGAAGGTGGATTTTCAAACCAAGAAATAATTCAAGCACAGGCTCAAAATGTGGAAATTATATCTTTAGGTAGTCGAATTATGCGAGCCGAAACTGCTGCAATATATTTGCTTTCACAAGTAAAAATGTATTAAAAAACCATTTTTCAAATTAAAAGAAAAATGGTTTTTTATATTCAAATAATTTAAGTAATAATACGTGCTTTGATAAATTTACTTTGAACTTTTCTATCTACTGAATGAAGAATTAGCATTTTCTCAATTTCAATTCCTATTGATGGAAAATCAATGAAAATTTTTGCTTTATAATTTTTGATACGATCATAAATAGATTGATATCCAATATCTGTTAAGCGTAAATCGGGAATTCCTTGAACAGTTAATGAAATATATGATTCGTGAGTTGAACACACCACATTAGAAATTTCTTTATTGCGGGTTAAGTTAACAAATGTTTTAATGGTATTGGAATTACCAAAAGACACTTCAGTTTTTTCGTAATTAATCCCTCTTTCTTTACATGCACGTTCAAACCCTGCAAAACGGTCCTTTTTTTGGATTGGATAAAGCTTTGAATCTTCTAAAAAGAGCATTTGTGCTTGGGCTTTTTCTGAAGGTCGCAAGCTATCAATTAGCGATAAAGTTAGCTCGTAAAAAGCGTTGGTTTCATCAACTTTAATCCAACT
Coding sequences:
- a CDS encoding 16S rRNA (uracil(1498)-N(3))-methyltransferase gives rise to the protein MNRFFVNQKINNTFILPKETLKHLQVIRGQNKQFICVYDQEFYLCILENNVAKILQKIEENHELPFEVVLAISVIKLERFEWILQKATELGVSKIIPVHSTYCDGDLIKYKFNKKIQRFESIIQNAAEQSFRNKIPILEKIHTFEEALQYPIESKYLAHEKINLSKTLANQINDACMFFVGPEGGFSNQEIIQAQAQNVEIISLGSRIMRAETAAIYLLSQVKMY
- a CDS encoding LacI family DNA-binding transcriptional regulator → MSKQISYKDISKKAGVSISTISRYYNDGYVSDKTKKKIEEVVKTHKYYPNHGARLIRGRDHSIFIIMPEWTQNIYFSIVNGIVAACKKNNRKVTITFTGKSTEEYIETVRYILSWRPTAMVIFNPDRDDNLFDFLKTIGDVSIVIYDHQVSGLSWIKVDETNAFYELTLSLIDSLRPSEKAQAQMLFLEDSKLYPIQKKDRFAGFERACKERGINYEKTEVSFGNSNTIKTFVNLTRNKEISNVVCSTHESYISLTVQGIPDLRLTDIGYQSIYDRIKNYKAKIFIDFPSIGIEIEKMLILHSVDRKVQSKFIKARIIT